One Brassica napus cultivar Da-Ae chromosome A5, Da-Ae, whole genome shotgun sequence DNA window includes the following coding sequences:
- the LOC106453277 gene encoding pentatricopeptide repeat-containing protein At3g60960, mitochondrial-like produces MSLTRRINLVVGLSKSLQFSNRRHMSTGVASATVARYPLGKDLSWLPRNPTSEDVNRAADLVKGRPVSLLYRVLTMIELSDVDGAVELARLCVLKDDSRRHDTILICNAVIGAMCQAKRFEQGIGLFHYFFNENNIVPNIASFNYVIKAFCELGRVDDALQLYRHAARFGPDKETFSLLTQALVHAYGYEEAGIFVGLSRCLTTADDWTPMLIEIRGRLDQMNAEDADDYFHTNRLKFDDDDDDGVFKSIATIFVEYWLKHGNEEKAMECYSTIRTWESLPATTGNTLLRILLENCKRTEAGALIEVNAKDLYHNMLKKHKRFDSETINIMVDYWFDIGEVNKAMETFNESQQGRKRMVRCYCNVVARLCERGMMSEAEGLFEDMCSDKDLSPPDVSTFRSMVNGYVRAGRVDDAIKTSNKLAILKLRKVSIYED; encoded by the coding sequence ATGTCCCTAACCCGCCGCATTAACCTTGTGGTTGGCCTCTCAAAGTCTCTACAATTCTCAAATCGTCGTCACATGTCCACCGGCGTGGCCTCAGCTACCGTGGCACGCTACCCGCTTGGAAAAGACCTCTCCTGGCTTCCCAGGAACCCGACGTCCGAGGATGTAAACCGGGCGGCGGATCTCGTAAAGGGGCGTCCGGTTTCTCTGCTATACAGAGTCTTGACGATGATTGAGCTTTCAGATGTCGACGGAGCCGTTGAGTTGGCTCGTCTCTGTGTCTTGAAAGACGATAGTCGTCGCCACGACACCATCCTCATATGCAACGCCGTCATCGGGGCCATGTGCCAAGCGAAACGTTTCGAACAAGGCATCGGTCTGTTCCATTACTTCTTCAACGAGAATAACATCGTCCCTAACATCGCCTCGTTCAACTACGTGATCAAAGCCTTTTGTGAGCTAGGCCGTGTCGACGACGCCCTTCAACTCTACCGTCACGCTGCTCGGTTCGGTCCCGACAAAGAGACATTCAGTCTTTTGACTCAAGCCTTGGTCCACGCCTATGGCTACGAGGAAGCTGGAATATTCGTGGGATTAAGTAGATGCTTAACTACGGCGGATGATTGGACGCCCATGCTCATTGAGATTCGTGGGCGCTTGGATCAGATGAATGCTGAAGATGCTGATGATTACTTTCACACGAATAGGCTGAAgttcgatgatgatgatgatgatggagttTTCAAATCGATTGCTACGATATTTGTGGAATATTGGCTCAAACATGGCAATGAAGAGAAAGCAATGGAGTGCTATAGCACTATCCGTACTTGGGAAAGCTTGCCTGCCACCACCGGGAACACCCTTTTAAGGATTTTGCTAGAAAATTGCAAGAGAACTGAGGCTGGGGCCTTGATCGAAGTAAATGCTAAGGACTTGTACCACAACATGTTGAAAAAACACAAACGTTTTGATTCAGAGACCATTAACATAATGGTGGACTACTGGTTCGATATTGGCGAGGTTAACAAGGCCATGGAGACATTCAACGAGTCACAACAGGGAAGAAAGAGGATGGTTCGGTGTTATTGTAACGTGGTCGCTAGGCTTTGCGAGCGTGGGATGATGTCGGAGGCTGAAGGTTTGTTTGAGGACATGTGTTCAGACAAAGACTTGTCTCCTCCTGATGTGTCTACATTCAGATCCATGGTCAATGGATATGTTCGCGCTGGAAGAGTTGATGACGCCATCAAAACCTCGAACAAATTAGCAATTTTGAAACTGCGCAAGGTTTCTATTTATGAGGACTGA
- the LOC106450460 gene encoding multiple organellar RNA editing factor 1, mitochondrial-like: MAMYSHLLRRATTSRFSLSLSSSSNLGRAFLTTASCYSLSPSSSSVAPTSNLGGASLTSASGYALSPSPSSIASVSTVLKRGSLTEATRAPARLFSTSKYKLYDDGDEITENTVLFEGCDYKHWLIAMDFPKDNPLSPEEMVSTYENTCAAGLGISLEDAKKKIYACSTTTYKGFQAIMTEEESDKFKGLPGVVFTLPDCYIDDVKKEYGGDKYDNGVITHRPPPVPIHYNKRSPLLGLQPPTDY; this comes from the exons ATGGCTATGTACTCTCACCTTCTCCGACGTGCCACCACTTCACGTTTCTCACTCTCTCTGTCGTCCTCCTCCAACCTCGGACGAGCCTTTCTCACCACCGCTTCATGTTACTCACTCTCTCCGTCGTCGTCCTCCGTTGCTCCAACCTCCAACCTCGGAGGAGCCTCACTCACCTCCGCTTCAGGTTACGCACTCTCTCCGTCGCCCTCCTCCATTGCATCTGTGTCCACGGTGCTGAAGAGAGGGAGTTTAACGGAAGCAACTCGAGCTCCGGCGAGGCTGTTCTCGACGAGCAAGTACAAGCTTTACGACGACGGCGATGAAATCACGGAAAATACTGTTCTCTTCGAAGGGTGTGACTACAAGCACTGGCTCATCGCCATGGATTTCCCCAAGGACAATCCTTTGTCTCCCGAGGAAATGGTCTCTACCTACGAGAACACTTGTGCCGCTGGGCTTGGTATCAG CTTGGAAGACGCAAAGAAGAAGATCTATGCTTGTAGTACAACCACCTACAAAGGCTTCCAAGCGATTATGACTGAAGAAGAATCAGACAAGTTCAAGG GATTGCCCGGAGTAGTCTTTACATTGCCTGATTGCTACATTGATGACGTGAAGAAAGAGTATGGAG gGGACAAATACGATAATGGAGTTATCACACACAGGCCACCACCAGTACCCATCCACTATAACAAAAGAAGCCCTCTCCTTGGTCTGCAACCACCAACTGATTACTAA
- the LOC106453272 gene encoding uncharacterized protein LOC106453272 — protein MGRVNADGLHYRSGERPHALKNIKKAISKENQEKPHKKKALKGKAWKGVTCPVCLEIPHHSVVLLCSSYHKGCRPYMCATGNRFSNCLEQYKKAYAKDEKSGKPAELLCPLCRGQVKGWTVVKDARKFMNSKKRTCMKDSCLFSGSYRQLKKHVKQHLRM, from the coding sequence ATGGGGAGAGTTAATGCAGATGGTCTCCACTATCGATCTGGGGAAAGACCACACGCTCTCAAGAATATTAAAAAGGCTATAAGCAAAGAAAACCAGGAAAAGCCACATAAGAAGAAGGCACTGAAAGGGAAAGCTTGGAAGGGTGTAACATGCCCTGTCTGTCTTGAGATCCCTCACCACTCGGTTGTCCTCCTCTGCTCATCTTACCACAAAGGTTGCCGTCCTTACATGTGTGCCACTGGAAACCGGTTCTCAAACTGTCTAGAGCAGTACAAAAAAGCCTATGCCAAGGATGAGAAGAGCGGTAAACCTGCAGAGCTGCTGTGCCCGCTTTGTCGGGGCCAGGTGAAAGGCTGGACTGTGGTGAAAGATGCGCGAAAGTTTATGAATTCGAAGAAAAGGACATGCATGAAAGACAGCTGTTTGTTTTCCGGAAGCTATAGACAGCTCAAGAAACATGTTAAACAGCATTTAAGAATGTAA
- the LOC106453274 gene encoding pentatricopeptide repeat-containing protein At3g60960, mitochondrial, producing the protein MSLTRRINLVVGLSKSLQFSNRRHMSTGVASATVARYPLGKDLSWLPRNPTSEDVNRAADLVKGRPVSLLYRVLTMIELSDVDGAVELARLCVLKDDSRRHDTILICNAVIGAMCQAKRFEQGIGLFHYFFNENNIVPNIASFNYVIKAFCELGRVDDALQLYRHAARFGPDKETFSLLTQALVHAYGYEEAGIFVGLSRCLTTADDWTPMLIEIRGRLDQMNAEDADDYFHTNRLKFDDDDDDGVFKSIATIFVEYWLKHGNEEKAMECYSTIRTWESLPATTGNTLLRILLENCKRTEAGALIEVNAKDLYHNMLKKHKRFDSETINIMVDYWFDIGEVNKAMETFNESQQGRKRMVRCYCNVVARLCERGMMSEAEGLFEDMCSDKDLSPPDVSTFRSMVNGYVRAGRVDDAIKTSNKLAILKLRKVSIYED; encoded by the coding sequence ATGTCCCTAACCCGCCGCATTAACCTTGTGGTTGGCCTCTCAAAGTCTCTACAATTCTCAAATCGTCGTCACATGTCCACCGGCGTGGCCTCAGCTACCGTGGCACGCTACCCGCTTGGAAAAGACCTCTCCTGGCTTCCCAGGAACCCGACGTCCGAGGATGTAAACCGGGCGGCGGATCTCGTAAAGGGGCGTCCGGTTTCTCTGCTATACAGAGTCTTGACGATGATTGAGCTTTCAGATGTCGACGGAGCCGTTGAGTTGGCTCGTCTCTGTGTCTTGAAAGACGATAGTCGTCGCCACGACACCATCCTCATATGCAACGCCGTCATCGGGGCCATGTGCCAAGCGAAACGTTTCGAACAAGGCATCGGTCTGTTCCATTACTTCTTCAACGAGAATAACATCGTCCCTAACATCGCCTCGTTCAACTACGTGATCAAAGCCTTTTGTGAGCTAGGCCGTGTCGACGACGCCCTTCAACTCTACCGTCACGCTGCTCGGTTCGGTCCCGACAAAGAGACATTCAGTCTTTTGACTCAAGCCTTGGTCCACGCCTATGGCTACGAGGAAGCTGGAATATTCGTGGGATTAAGTAGATGCTTAACTACGGCGGATGATTGGACGCCCATGCTCATTGAGATTCGTGGGCGCTTGGATCAGATGAATGCTGAAGATGCTGATGATTACTTTCACACGAATAGGCTGAAgttcgatgatgatgatgatgatggagttTTCAAATCGATTGCTACGATATTTGTGGAATATTGGCTCAAACATGGCAATGAAGAGAAAGCAATGGAGTGCTATAGCACTATCCGTACTTGGGAAAGCTTGCCTGCCACCACCGGGAACACCCTTTTAAGGATTTTGCTAGAAAATTGCAAGAGAACTGAGGCTGGGGCCTTGATCGAAGTAAATGCTAAGGACTTGTACCACAACATGTTGAAAAAACACAAACGTTTTGATTCAGAGACCATTAACATAATGGTGGACTACTGGTTCGATATTGGCGAGGTTAACAAGGCCATGGAGACATTCAACGAGTCACAACAGGGAAGAAAGAGGATGGTTCGGTGTTATTGTAACGTGGTCGCTAGGCTTTGCGAGCGTGGGATGATGTCGGAGGCTGAAGGTTTGTTTGAGGACATGTGTTCAGACAAAGACTTGTCTCCTCCTGATGTGTCTACATTCAGATCCATGGTCAATGGATATGTTCGCGCTGGAAGAGTTGATGATGCCATCAAAACCTCGAACAAATTAGCAATTTTGAAACTGCGCAAGGTTTCTATTTATGAGGACTGA